The Rhodococcus sp. ABRD24 genome contains the following window.
TCGACGGTCAGGTCCGTCTCGGCGATCCAACCGCGGGCCAGATCCTCACGAGCGGTTGCCCATCGATCGTCCAGCAGGACGGCCTTCTTCGCGTCGAACGCGGGAGCGACCAGACGGGGCCAGTCCGAACCCAGTTCTGCAGACACGAGGTCGACAAGCGCCGTGTCGTCCGCGGCGACCGCGGCGGCAGCCGAATCGCTGAAGCCGAGCTGCTCGAGCACCAGGCGGGCTGCGGATGCCAGCACGCCGTTGCGTCCCGTGATGTGCTCGGTGAACTCGCCGAGCGCGGCGGCATCGACGGTTCCGCCTGCGCCGCCACCGGCGGTCGGCATCGACACGGCCACACCACGGCGCGCCGCGACCGACTGGACGGCCGCATCGACGAGCGCGTCCACGGCTGCGCCGTCGGCGATCGCACCCTCGTGCAGGCCACCCATCGCGCCACCACGGACGCTGGAGCCGTCACGGGTTCCGAGGGCGACCTCGGCGGTCACGTGGTGCGCCCAGCCGTCGCCGAGCTCCCAGACCTTCTTGACGCGGTCCGCGATGGCCGCGGGACGGCGACCCGACGGGCCGAACACCTTGCGCAGGTGATCGTTGATCGAGTCGGTGAGCACCGGGCCGAACGGCTTGTAGGTACGGGCCAGCCGGTCGACCGTCACGGCGAGCGAACCCATGTCGGCGTCCGCGGCACCGTCGATCGCGCCGAGCGACAGCTCGGCTCCGAGGTCGACGAGCAGCTGGTTGCGGCGCGAGGACACACCGTCGCACAGCGCCTCGATGGTGTCGGCGGGACCGATCTGGTCGGGGCGCAGCTTCGTCCACAGCGCGATGAGCACCTTGGTGGCGTCGGCGGCCTTGAACGCGATGTCGTCGGGCCGCGGGCCACCCGCCGGTGCTGCGGGAGCGGCCGGAGCCGCTGTCGGGGTGGCCGCGGGCGCGGCGGCAGCAGCCGGGGCAGCGGGCGCCGGAGCGGAATCCTCGACGTCTTCTTCGACGGGTGCCGGATCGACATCGGTGCTGTAGACGATGGCGGCCTCGCGCTCGATGTTGAGGACCTCGACGGGGCTTCCGAAACGGTCCGGCAGCTTCAGCGTCTGCGAAGCCAGGTTCGCGACGGTGGGCACGGCGCCCAGACCGATCTCGACGAAACGCTCGACTCCGAGGCCACCGTCCGCCTCGTCCGTGAACAGCAGATCCTGCGTCTCGATCCAGCGGACCGGGCTGGCGAACTGCCAGGCCAGCAGCTCGACAAGGATCACGCGGGTCAGCGCGACCGGGCGGGCGGCCCAGCCGTCGAAGTCCGCGAGGACCGCCTGGAGCTGCTCCGACGGCACCAGATCGGCGATCTCCTGGACGAAGTCGCGACCCAGATTGAACAGCTTCGGCACGAGGTTCGGGATGTAGCGGCCGATCAGCAGCGACGGGTCGATGTCCTGCGGCAACAGCTCGTCGAGCTTGGCGCGGAAGTCATCCACACCGCCGCGCAGGACGGTCGAGTGGAACGGTACGTCGATGCCCGGAACCAGGATGAAGGCCCGCTTGCCCCCGAAAGCCTCACGGCGGATGTCGATCTCACGCTCGAGCGCCTCGAGCCCCTTGACCGTGCCGGCGATCGCGTACTGCGAGCCCCGCAGGTTCAGGTTGACGATCTGCAGGAATTCGCCTGTACGAGCTGCGATTTCACCCACGAACGCCTGCAATTCGTCGTCAGCGACGCCGATCTGCGACGGCCGGATCGCGGCCATGCGGTAGTCGCTGCGACCCGCGGCATCGCGGGGCACCAACTCGTGCATCGCCGAGCCACGCTGGAAGACGACCTCGAGCAACGCCTCGAGCGGCAGCACGCCGGCGACCGCGGTGAGGGCGTTGTACTCGCCGACCGAGTGCCCGGCCAGGTACGAGCCCTCGACGAAGGCACCGGATTCACGGAGTTCGGCGACCTGTGCGACACCCAGGGTTGCCATCGCTACCTGGGTGAACTGGGTCAGGTGCAGCACGCCGTCCGGATGCCGGTGCTCGACGCCCCGAGCCTTGACGAGGGTCGGGTTGTCCCGGACCACGGCGAGGATCGAGAAGCCCAGCGCCTTGCGGGTGTGCTTGTCGGCGCGCTCCCAGATCTCACGGGCCGCCTTGCTCCGGGCGCGGGCATCGAGGCCCATGCCCGGACGCTGGATGCCCTGACCGGGGAAGGCGTACACGGTCTTCGGCGCGGCGGTGCGGCCGGTCGCGACCATCACCAGGTCGCCGTCGACGCGGCAGCCGACCTCGACGATCTCGGCACCGCGGTCGGTGGCGACGCGGTCGACGCGGACGTCGATCTCGGCTCCCGGACGGACCATGCCGAGGAAGCGTGCGGTCCACGCAGTCAGGCGCCGTGCCGGCGTCTTGGACTGCGGGTCGACGGCGACGACTGCCTGCTGCGCTGCGGCGGAGAGCCACATCCCGTGCACGATCGGGCTGCCGAGACCGGCAAGCATCGCGGCGGCATCGCAGGTGTGGATCGGGTTGTGGTCACCCGAGACTCGGGCGAACGCAGCCATGTGACGCGGCGCAACCATCGTCAGGTCGCGGCGTCGGCGGCGCGGGGTGTCGGCGACATCGGCGGTCAGCGATCCACCGGCACGCGCCGGATCCGCCAATTCGCCCTTGCCGGTGCGTCCGCGGATCGCGAAGCGCTCGGTGAGCGTAGCCACGGCCGGGGCCTCGAGGCCCTCGCCGAGCATCGCGCCGACCTCGACGCGCACCTCGACGACGCGGCCCATGTCGGTGTCCACAACCTCACCGGACTCGGCGCGCACCACGAGAATGCTTGTCTCCGAGGGCAGTTCGCCCACAAGGTTGACGGCGTGATCGAGGTGGACCAGGTCCAGCATGCCCTCGATGACGTGAACGTTGCCGGTCGTCGTCGCAGCGCCGAGCACCGCGAACACCGCCGGCCAGCAGGCGCCGACAACGACGTCAGGCACCGCACTGGCGCCGGTGGACAGCGTCGCGGGCAGCCCGGAGCCGGTGACACCTGCGTGGTCCGCGATCAGATCCGGGGTCCACGCGAGGTTGATGCGGGCGACGCCGCCCTTGACCACGGGCAGTTCCTGGCCCGCAGCGACACCGAGCAATGCGGACATCGATGCCTCGGCATCGGCCTCGGTGACCACGGGAGCACCGCCGTCACCGACGGACGCGGGCACCGAGATGCGGATCTCCACGGCCTTGTCCTGGGTGAGCGGGACCGTCAGCTGGACCTGCTCGGAGCCGGCCACCGTCAGACGCGCGCCGGTCGTGACATGCGTTGCGATGGTCTCGGATTCGACCGTCCACTCGGCGATGTCGCCGAGACGGCGCACCGGGTTCCGCGTCAGTCGCCCGGCCCACATCACGTCGGGCGCCGAGAGGACCACGTCGAGCAGACCCGTCGCGACATCGGCGTGGCGGCGGCCGACGATCGGGGCCGGGACCGCGCCGGCAGCGAGGAGCTCGTCGACGGTGGCCTTCTCGAACCGGTCGAGCAGCTCGCCGACCGGCTCGTCGGCGCGGGTGATACCGGCGACCGCGACGGTGCCGGGGATGACACACACCTGGTCGGCGGAATAGCGGGGATCGTGCGCCTGCCACAACGAATCCGAGCGCCACCAGCGACGCACGTCGCCGTCGACAACGGGCACGAAGTTGACCGGTTTGCCCGGCGTCTTGCACAGCGCAGTGAAGAACGGCACATCGGCCGGGTGCAACACGGTGGTGGCGTAATCGGGGTACGCGGCCTCGAGCGCGCACAGGGCTGCGAAGGGCTGGTCGAGCGTCGCGGAATCAGCGAACAGCGTCTGGATCGGGCCGCGGTCGTTGCGGTGCAGGCGGGCCTCGGCGCGCTGGAGCATCTCGCCGAAGCGATCCCGCCACGACACGTCCAGCCACACCGACCGAGAGGCATCGGCGATCGCGTCCTGCACATCGCCGCCGCAGTCGAACGCCTTCGGCGAATCGACGCCCACGGCGAGCTCGAGGTAGCGGCGCAGCCACTGTTGGTAGGTCATGGCCGCGACATCGCCGAAGTACGGCTTCGCGGTTCCGTCGAGGGCGGCAATGATCTCGTCGCGACGCGACGCGACGGCCTCGGCATCACCGGCGACCTCGTCGAGCAGGCGGCCGGTGCGCGACGCGGCGTTGTCGATCTCGTGGATGTCCGCGCCGAGCTGGCTACGGCCGGAGGCCATTCCGCCTTCTGCGGTGCCCGCACCGACCCAATCGGGGGTGCCGGGTGTGTCGACGAGCAACTGCTTGACCTCGGGCGAGGTGGTGGCCTCGAGCGTGGCCATCGCGGCGGTGCCGACGAGGATCCCGTCGAGCGGCATCGTCGGGAAGCCGTGGACGTTGGACCAGCGGCCGGTCAGGTAGTCGGCCGCGCGCTCCGGGGTGCCGATGCCGCCGCCGACGCACAGCACCAGGTTCGGCCGGGCACGCAGCTCGGCATAGGTGTCGAGCAGCAGATCATCGAGGTCCTCCCACGAGTGGTGACCACCGGCGCGGCCGCCCTCGATGTGGACGATGACGGGGAAGTTCGGGACCTCGTTGGCGATGCGGATCACCGCGCGGATCTGCGCAACGGTGCCCGGCTTGAACGCGACGTAGCTGAAACCGGCCTCGGTCAGCTCGTCGATGATCGACACGGCGTCCTCGAGCTCGGGGATGCCGGCGGTCACGACGACGCCGTCGAACGGGGCACCCGCGGCGCGGGCGCGCGGCACGAGGCGCTTTCCGCCCACATGCAGCTTCCACAGATACGGGTCCAGGAACATCGAGTTGAACTGCACGGCGCGCCCCGGCTCGAGCAGGCCCTTGAGGCCCTCGACGTTGTCGGCGAAGATCTGCTCGGTGACCTGACCGCCACCGGCGAGCTCGGCCCAGTGTCCGGCGTTGGCGGCGGCCGCGACGATCGCCGGATCGACGGTCGTGGGGGTCATGCCCGCAAGCAGGATCGGCGAACGGCCCGTGAGCTTGGTGAAGGTGGTCTCGACGCCGAGACGGCCGTCCGGCAGCTCGACAGCGCGCGGCGCGAATTCGCTCCACGGTCGTGCCACCTCGGGGGCTGCACCGGGGGTCAACAGGTTGCGCTGGCCGCCACGGGTGGAGGCGGCAATGATGCCGACGCCGTGACCACGCAGGCCTGCGGAGGTCATGCGGGTGAGCTGATCGCCGGGGCCCAGGTCCAGGATCCACGCAGCGCCGGACTCGACGGCGGACTCGACGGCGTCGACCCAATCGACCGGATCGACGAGCACGGCCTCGGCGAGGGTACGCACCTGGACAGCGTCCAGGCCGCAGCGGGCGGCCCAGCCACCGACGATGTCGACGGCCTCCCTCAGCGCCGGGTGATGGAAGCCGATCTCGACGGCCAGCGACTCGAAGACGGGCGAGAACACCGCGCCGCCACGCTTCTTGGCCTCGCGCTCACGCGTCTCTTCGGCCGCGATCTGCTCGCAGCGCTGCTGCACACGAGCCAGCTGCGCGGGCGGACCGGAGAGCACGGCGCGGCGACGGCCGTTGCGGATCGCCATGACTGCGGCCCGGTCGGCGTCGAGGCCCTCGGCCAGCTCGGCCACAATTGCGGCCAGGCGTTCGGGATCGACGTTGGAGACCGCGAGCATCGGCGCGCGGTCGGCGCCACCGATGACGCCGCGGCGGCGACCGACCAGACCGGCTGCAGCACCGATGAGCTGCGCCGTGGCGAGCAGGGCGCCGTCGGAGGATCCGCCACCGGCGACTGCGGCCGCAGCGATCAGACCCTGCGAGTGGCCGATCGTCGCGACCGGGGCGGTCACGGCCGGATCGAGACCCTGCTGCTGGAGCGCGCGCAGCGCCGCGAGCTGGGTGAGGAACACGCCGGGCAGTGACACCGCGGCGGAGGTCAGTGCCGCCTCCGACGGACCCTGATCGACCGACTCGTCGTCCGCAAGTTCGTGGTCGAGAATCCAAGCGATCGGGTCGAATCCGACAGGGCGAACCACGAGCAGATCGTCTGCGATCGGCGCGAGCAGGGCTGCCGCCTCGTTGACGAGAGTGGTGAGGGACGGCTCGAGTCCGCTGTCACGGGTGAGCTCGGCCAGCGCACTCAGCCACGGCGCGCCCTGGCCGCCGAATGCCAGTGCGTACGGCTCGCCGGACCGCAGCCGGTCCACGAGCGGCCCCTGCGCGGACGACCTGACGGACGCACGAGACGGCGTCTGGTTCAGGTCGAAGCGCGTGTTCTCCTTCGAGGTTCGTCCGTTTCCTGCAGTGTCGTCAATCGTCACTGAAGTTAAGTCCTCTCCTGGCTCCCTGTCGGGAGGTAGGTCGTGGTCGGCCGCCCTCGGCAGAGCTGACGCGCGATGTTCTTCGACATCCACGGCACCCCTCGGATCCGCTGCCATCAGCGATTCCGGGCGCCTCAAGGTTGGCACAAAATCATGAGGAAAGCCTCACGTTTGGCTTCGCGCCCCTGTCCTACCAGCGAGTATCAAGTGACCTTGACCACATAGAGGCGTTCAAGTGACCCGCGAGTAGATCGCGTATCTGCGGGTCACGTGGCATGCATGGACGTCCTCAAACCTGAGGAAATCCTCACGTTGATTGTTATAAAATCGTGACCCTCTTGACGGCTGGCCTCATACCGTGCGGTGGCCAGCCAAAGCCGGAAATCGCGGTGCCGAACCGGACGAGATCGCTGGAGGGTTGGGTCATTGGAGCGCCAGGTCACCGGAGGTCACCTGCGCCCGCCCGATCCTGGCGAACGGGACCGCTTGCAGGTGGCGTAGTCTGACATCGCTCGCGCGAGTGGCGGAATTGGCAGACGCGCTGGATTTAGGTTCCAGTGTCTCAGGACGTGGGGGTTCAAGTCCCCCCTCGCGCACCACACGAGATTCTGCGCATCCCGCAATCTCGCACCGGTCCGCATCGCGCCCGGGTTCACGAGCACCGCAAGGGTTCCCGGTCACCGCTGGTCGATTCAGGACGCCGATCACCCGCATGGGTGTCGGCGGGTTCGCGTAGCGTTGCCGCGAGCACGCAACTGGAAGGTCGGAGCGGGATTCGTAGATGAAGTTCAAGAGCGAGCAGACATACGACAAGCTTCGCGGCGGCTACTACACGCCGGCTCCCATTGCCCGTTTCCTGACCAGGTGGGCCCTCGCGGGTGGTGGCGACTCGGTGTTGGAACCTAGCTGCGGCGACGGCGCCTTTCTCCGAGCCATTCTCGAACAGAGCAGCCGACCGTCAATCGTCCACGGTGTGGAACTCGACCCAGATGAGGCTGCCAAGGCTCAGCACGTCCTCGGCCACGAGAACGCCCGGCACCGCGTGTTCACTACGGACTTCTTGGTCTTCGCCGAGCGGTCGGGGGTCACGCAATACGATGTCGCACTGGGTAACCCGCCCTACATTCGCTACCAGTTCCTGAATGCGGAAACCCAGCACCTGGCACGGGATCTCTACGCTCGCCACGGCCTGCCTTTCACCAAGCACCTGAATGCCTGGGCACCCTTCATTGTCGACAGTCTGGATCGTCTCGCGCCGGGCGGCCGACTGGCGATGGTCGTTCCAGCCGAGCTGATGAATGTCCTCCACGCCGGCGGGCTCAGACTGTTCCTCCTCGAACAATGCTCGAAGGTTCTCCTGATCGATCCGCAGGAACTCATCTTCGATCAAGCATTGCAGCGGACGGTCCTGCTCATGGCTGTGAAGCGCAAAGACGCCGAGCACGAGAACTGCGGGCTCGCCGTCGTCCATGAGGCGCAGAGCGGGTTCCTCGACAGCGATCCCGGAGACTACTTCGAGGCCGCACCGTTCGCGCCCACTGCCCGATCGGCCGAGAAGTGGATGGCCTCCCTCCTCACCGCCACTGAACAGGCCGTACTGGCTCGGGTACGAGAACTTCCGTCGATCCGCCGTTTCGATGAGGTCGCCAGCGTGCGAGTAGGCATCGTCACCGGCGCCAACAAGTTCTTCCTCGTCCCGGATTCGGTGGTCGAGGAGTACGAATTGCAGGACTTCGCCAGACCGATGTTCGGGCGGAGCAACCACTGTCCCGGAAC
Protein-coding sequences here:
- a CDS encoding N-6 DNA methylase; this encodes MKFKSEQTYDKLRGGYYTPAPIARFLTRWALAGGGDSVLEPSCGDGAFLRAILEQSSRPSIVHGVELDPDEAAKAQHVLGHENARHRVFTTDFLVFAERSGVTQYDVALGNPPYIRYQFLNAETQHLARDLYARHGLPFTKHLNAWAPFIVDSLDRLAPGGRLAMVVPAELMNVLHAGGLRLFLLEQCSKVLLIDPQELIFDQALQRTVLLMAVKRKDAEHENCGLAVVHEAQSGFLDSDPGDYFEAAPFAPTARSAEKWMASLLTATEQAVLARVRELPSIRRFDEVASVRVGIVTGANKFFLVPDSVVEEYELQDFARPMFGRSNHCPGTIYSAEVHRENARNGQPTNFLHFGSVPFGQLPPGAQRYIQKGEAEGLHLRYKCRIRTPWYDVPSVGTAAMGLLKRTHEAPRLIANEMGAFTTDTAYRVDSHLSPEVLTAGFFNSLTALSSEMAGRTYGGGVLELVPSEIRSLLVPIVNVGPTELTRLDHLFRAGESVDRILDAQDQIVLTQVGMSRDDISVIQGARRRLMNRRQREARAA
- a CDS encoding type I polyketide synthase, with protein sequence MTIDDTAGNGRTSKENTRFDLNQTPSRASVRSSAQGPLVDRLRSGEPYALAFGGQGAPWLSALAELTRDSGLEPSLTTLVNEAAALLAPIADDLLVVRPVGFDPIAWILDHELADDESVDQGPSEAALTSAAVSLPGVFLTQLAALRALQQQGLDPAVTAPVATIGHSQGLIAAAAVAGGGSSDGALLATAQLIGAAAGLVGRRRGVIGGADRAPMLAVSNVDPERLAAIVAELAEGLDADRAAVMAIRNGRRRAVLSGPPAQLARVQQRCEQIAAEETREREAKKRGGAVFSPVFESLAVEIGFHHPALREAVDIVGGWAARCGLDAVQVRTLAEAVLVDPVDWVDAVESAVESGAAWILDLGPGDQLTRMTSAGLRGHGVGIIAASTRGGQRNLLTPGAAPEVARPWSEFAPRAVELPDGRLGVETTFTKLTGRSPILLAGMTPTTVDPAIVAAAANAGHWAELAGGGQVTEQIFADNVEGLKGLLEPGRAVQFNSMFLDPYLWKLHVGGKRLVPRARAAGAPFDGVVVTAGIPELEDAVSIIDELTEAGFSYVAFKPGTVAQIRAVIRIANEVPNFPVIVHIEGGRAGGHHSWEDLDDLLLDTYAELRARPNLVLCVGGGIGTPERAADYLTGRWSNVHGFPTMPLDGILVGTAAMATLEATTSPEVKQLLVDTPGTPDWVGAGTAEGGMASGRSQLGADIHEIDNAASRTGRLLDEVAGDAEAVASRRDEIIAALDGTAKPYFGDVAAMTYQQWLRRYLELAVGVDSPKAFDCGGDVQDAIADASRSVWLDVSWRDRFGEMLQRAEARLHRNDRGPIQTLFADSATLDQPFAALCALEAAYPDYATTVLHPADVPFFTALCKTPGKPVNFVPVVDGDVRRWWRSDSLWQAHDPRYSADQVCVIPGTVAVAGITRADEPVGELLDRFEKATVDELLAAGAVPAPIVGRRHADVATGLLDVVLSAPDVMWAGRLTRNPVRRLGDIAEWTVESETIATHVTTGARLTVAGSEQVQLTVPLTQDKAVEIRISVPASVGDGGAPVVTEADAEASMSALLGVAAGQELPVVKGGVARINLAWTPDLIADHAGVTGSGLPATLSTGASAVPDVVVGACWPAVFAVLGAATTTGNVHVIEGMLDLVHLDHAVNLVGELPSETSILVVRAESGEVVDTDMGRVVEVRVEVGAMLGEGLEAPAVATLTERFAIRGRTGKGELADPARAGGSLTADVADTPRRRRRDLTMVAPRHMAAFARVSGDHNPIHTCDAAAMLAGLGSPIVHGMWLSAAAQQAVVAVDPQSKTPARRLTAWTARFLGMVRPGAEIDVRVDRVATDRGAEIVEVGCRVDGDLVMVATGRTAAPKTVYAFPGQGIQRPGMGLDARARSKAAREIWERADKHTRKALGFSILAVVRDNPTLVKARGVEHRHPDGVLHLTQFTQVAMATLGVAQVAELRESGAFVEGSYLAGHSVGEYNALTAVAGVLPLEALLEVVFQRGSAMHELVPRDAAGRSDYRMAAIRPSQIGVADDELQAFVGEIAARTGEFLQIVNLNLRGSQYAIAGTVKGLEALEREIDIRREAFGGKRAFILVPGIDVPFHSTVLRGGVDDFRAKLDELLPQDIDPSLLIGRYIPNLVPKLFNLGRDFVQEIADLVPSEQLQAVLADFDGWAARPVALTRVILVELLAWQFASPVRWIETQDLLFTDEADGGLGVERFVEIGLGAVPTVANLASQTLKLPDRFGSPVEVLNIEREAAIVYSTDVDPAPVEEDVEDSAPAPAAPAAAAAPAATPTAAPAAPAAPAGGPRPDDIAFKAADATKVLIALWTKLRPDQIGPADTIEALCDGVSSRRNQLLVDLGAELSLGAIDGAADADMGSLAVTVDRLARTYKPFGPVLTDSINDHLRKVFGPSGRRPAAIADRVKKVWELGDGWAHHVTAEVALGTRDGSSVRGGAMGGLHEGAIADGAAVDALVDAAVQSVAARRGVAVSMPTAGGGAGGTVDAAALGEFTEHITGRNGVLASAARLVLEQLGFSDSAAAAVAADDTALVDLVSAELGSDWPRLVAPAFDAKKAVLLDDRWATAREDLARGWIAETDLTVERFDGAGAAVAAHAQWWQQRAAAAGRTTLAEVYGRIAQVAVAPIDEAGQWTGEVAVVTGASKGSIAASVAGKLLGGGATVVVTTSRLDDDRLGFYRKLYHDNARSGAALWVVPANMASYTDVDALIEWVGNVQTETAGGAKKLIKEAMTPTMLFPFAAPRVAGDLSDAGARAEMEMRVLLWSVERLIGGLSRIGFDNDVDTHLHVVLPGSPNRGLFGGDGAYGESKAALDAVVGRWSAERTWAERVTLVHALIGWVRGTGLMGGNDPMVEAVEAKGVRTWSTDEMATELLLSCTADVKRAAADAPRLVDLTGGLAEVDLDLPALAKEAADAAEAAGKAKDEAATGANSIAALPAPPRIVDALDAPSWPELDVDPADLVVIVGAGELGPYGSARTRFEMEVDEQLSAAGVLELAWNTGLVAWENDPVAGWYDVESGELVPESEIAERYHDAVVERCGIRTYGDEGAMVDNTAPLLTSVFIDKDLSFVVGSEAEARAFVDSDPENTVASIDPESGDWTVTRKAGTEIRVPRKVKLTRTVGGQIPTGFDVTKWGIPADMASSVDRVGLWNIVATVDAFLTGGFTPSELMRWVHPAFVANTQGTGMGGMTSMRSLYIDTLLGESRANDILQEALPNVIAAHVVQSYVGGYGAMVHPVAACATAAVSVEEGVDKIKLGKAKLVVAGGFDDLGIEGIVGFGDMSATAKSDEMSAKGISDRRFSRANDRRRGGFVESAGGGTVLLARGDLALEMGLPVLGVVAWAGSFADGVHTSIPAPGIGALGAGRGGQDSQLALSLNALGITADDISVVSKHDTSTAANDPNEAELHERLAAALGRSEGAPLFVISQKSLTGHAKGGAAAFQLIGLCQVLGQGVIPPNRSLDCVDDKMAEFSHLVWPRTPLRFGDKFALKAGLLTSLGFGHVSGLIAVVHPQAFVESIPADRREAYLTQAQQRTIDGQRRLAAAMCGGDSLYERPADRRFGGDAVPAKAARQLEADVLLTEEARLGSDDVYRSGKPGCQ